The Thermocrinis ruber genome has a window encoding:
- a CDS encoding DUF190 domain-containing protein: MKCEEAVLVRIYFGEDDKYEGKPLYKHLVEFCKNRGIAGATVFRGILGYGKSSVLHKASPFKLSSDLPIVVEIVDCQEKIDQVLPEIAQMVKDGLITMEKVKVIRA, encoded by the coding sequence ATGAAGTGCGAAGAGGCGGTTTTGGTGCGGATATATTTTGGAGAGGATGATAAGTACGAAGGGAAGCCTCTTTACAAGCATCTGGTGGAATTTTGCAAGAATAGGGGCATAGCGGGTGCCACCGTCTTCAGGGGCATATTGGGTTATGGCAAGTCTTCCGTGCTACATAAGGCAAGTCCCTTCAAACTTTCCTCGGACCTCCCCATAGTGGTGGAGATCGTAGACTGCCAGGAGAAAATTGACCAAGTGCTCCCTGAGATAGCCCAGATGGTTAAAGATGGGCTTATAACCATGGAAAAGGTTAAGGTGATTAGGGCATGA
- the hemC gene encoding hydroxymethylbilane synthase, with the protein MTLLRLGTRKSKLALWQANFVKEKLEALGCKVEIVPITTTGDKILDAPLAKIGGKGLFVKEIENALLAGEIDLAVHSLKDVPITIPEGLTLSAITEREEPYDVLISRNGKKLEELPSGAVVGTSSLRRQVQIKRRRRDLKVEILRGNVDTRLRKLKEGLYDAIVLAYAGVKRMGLSGEISQVLEDFIPAVGQGSLAIETRADDEKVINFVKVLNHQESWLRAVCERAFLRELQGGCQVPIGAYAWIESDRIKIKGFISDLEGERFLEGYEEGGLQEAEEVGKRLAQRLLREGGEEILKEIYGL; encoded by the coding sequence ATGACTCTGCTTAGGCTTGGCACCAGAAAGAGCAAATTAGCCCTTTGGCAGGCAAACTTTGTTAAAGAAAAGTTAGAGGCTTTGGGTTGCAAGGTGGAGATTGTGCCCATTACAACCACTGGGGACAAAATCTTGGACGCACCTTTGGCAAAGATCGGCGGAAAGGGACTCTTTGTAAAGGAAATAGAGAATGCCCTCCTTGCGGGTGAAATAGACCTGGCGGTACATTCCCTAAAGGATGTGCCCATAACAATACCCGAGGGATTAACTCTCTCTGCCATAACGGAAAGGGAGGAGCCGTACGATGTTCTAATATCAAGGAATGGCAAAAAGTTGGAGGAGCTGCCCTCTGGTGCAGTGGTAGGCACGTCATCCTTACGCAGGCAGGTGCAAATAAAGAGGAGAAGAAGGGACCTAAAGGTGGAAATTCTCAGGGGAAATGTGGATACACGCCTGAGAAAACTAAAGGAAGGACTGTATGATGCCATAGTTTTAGCCTACGCGGGAGTAAAGAGGATGGGACTTTCTGGTGAAATTAGCCAGGTTTTGGAGGATTTTATCCCTGCGGTGGGACAGGGTAGTCTGGCAATAGAAACCAGGGCTGACGATGAGAAGGTTATTAACTTTGTGAAAGTGCTAAATCACCAGGAAAGCTGGCTCAGGGCTGTGTGTGAGAGGGCTTTTTTGAGGGAATTGCAAGGAGGCTGTCAGGTGCCCATAGGAGCTTACGCTTGGATAGAGAGTGATCGTATAAAAATAAAGGGTTTCATCTCGGACCTAGAGGGCGAGAGATTTTTGGAAGGTTATGAAGAGGGTGGCTTGCAAGAAGCGGAGGAAGTGGGCAAAAGGCTAGCCCAGAGGTTATTAAGGGAAGGAGGAGAGGAAATACTAAAAGAAATCTATGGTTTATAA
- the nuoE gene encoding NADH-quinone oxidoreductase subunit NuoE: MLPPELEQKLLEHANYFPRREQAILLCLHEVQDYYGNIPPFALERVAQILGLPLNHVENVVSFYDMFDRGEPARHRIRVCVSIVCNLMNKQRLLDAIRKHLGIGVGEVTKDGRFKLIAVQCLGACSEAPVFMVDNDTYKFESEEKLYEILSKYT, encoded by the coding sequence ATGCTACCACCAGAGCTTGAACAGAAACTTTTAGAACATGCCAACTATTTCCCCAGAAGGGAACAAGCAATACTTCTGTGCTTGCATGAAGTGCAGGACTACTACGGCAACATCCCTCCTTTTGCTTTAGAGAGGGTTGCCCAGATATTGGGTCTGCCCCTCAATCATGTGGAGAATGTGGTCTCCTTCTATGATATGTTTGATAGAGGAGAGCCTGCCAGACACCGTATAAGGGTGTGCGTAAGCATTGTGTGTAATCTGATGAACAAACAGAGACTTTTGGACGCCATAAGAAAACATCTTGGCATTGGGGTGGGGGAAGTTACAAAAGACGGGCGGTTTAAGCTCATAGCGGTGCAATGCCTTGGCGCGTGCTCAGAGGCACCAGTTTTTATGGTAGATAATGACACCTATAAGTTTGAAAGCGAGGAGAAGCTCTATGAGATCCTATCCAAATATACTTAA
- the glyA gene encoding serine hydroxymethyltransferase, whose amino-acid sequence MEHLKKTDPEIYQVVIKEYERQFYHLEMIASENFTSLAVMSAQGSVLTNKYAEGLPGKRYYGGCEWVDVAEKLAIERVKALYGAEHANVQPHSGSQANMAVYMAVLQPGDTILGMDLAHGGHLTHGAKVNFSGKIYRAIYYGLNPETELIDYDQIYRLAREHKPKMIVGGASAYPRVIDWAKLREIADEVGAYLMVDMAHYSGLIAGGVYPNPVPYAHFVTSTTHKTLRGPRGGFILCKAEFAKDIDKAVFPGTQGGPLMHVIAAKAVAFKEAMSEEFKAYARQVVQNARALAEELQKEGFKVVSGGTDSHIVLLDLRNTGLTGKQVEDALGRANITVNKNAVPFDPLPPTKTSGIRLGTPALTTRGMKEDEMRLIARLISQVIRNIEDDRTIEKVKEQVIELCEQFPLYPELRGTLNELLDSKTAHF is encoded by the coding sequence ATGGAACATCTTAAGAAGACAGACCCAGAGATTTACCAAGTGGTAATCAAAGAGTATGAGAGGCAGTTCTACCACCTTGAGATGATAGCCTCTGAGAACTTTACCTCCCTTGCAGTGATGTCCGCGCAAGGTTCTGTGCTTACCAACAAATATGCAGAAGGGTTGCCCGGCAAAAGATACTATGGCGGTTGTGAGTGGGTTGATGTGGCGGAAAAGTTAGCCATAGAGAGGGTAAAAGCCCTGTACGGTGCGGAGCATGCCAACGTACAACCTCATTCGGGCAGTCAAGCAAACATGGCGGTTTATATGGCGGTACTTCAACCGGGGGACACAATCCTTGGCATGGACTTGGCCCACGGTGGGCACCTAACCCATGGTGCAAAGGTCAACTTTTCGGGGAAGATTTACAGAGCTATCTATTATGGGCTAAATCCAGAGACGGAGCTTATAGACTACGATCAGATATACAGGCTTGCAAGAGAGCACAAGCCCAAGATGATTGTGGGTGGGGCTTCTGCCTATCCGAGGGTCATAGATTGGGCAAAGCTGAGGGAGATAGCGGACGAAGTGGGAGCCTACCTGATGGTGGATATGGCCCACTACTCAGGCTTGATAGCGGGAGGTGTTTATCCTAACCCTGTGCCCTATGCCCACTTTGTTACATCCACTACACACAAAACACTCAGAGGTCCCAGAGGTGGTTTTATCCTCTGCAAGGCAGAGTTTGCAAAAGATATTGATAAGGCTGTTTTCCCGGGCACACAGGGAGGACCGTTGATGCACGTGATCGCCGCAAAGGCGGTAGCTTTCAAAGAAGCTATGTCAGAAGAGTTCAAAGCATACGCAAGGCAAGTAGTACAGAACGCAAGGGCTTTAGCGGAAGAACTGCAGAAAGAGGGCTTTAAGGTGGTCTCTGGCGGAACAGATAGCCACATAGTACTTTTGGACCTGAGAAACACAGGGCTAACGGGTAAACAGGTGGAGGACGCCCTCGGAAGGGCTAACATCACCGTAAATAAAAACGCGGTACCCTTTGACCCTCTGCCACCCACAAAGACCAGCGGTATAAGGCTTGGCACACCAGCCCTTACCACAAGAGGCATGAAAGAGGATGAAATGAGGCTCATAGCCAGGCTTATTTCTCAGGTTATTAGAAACATAGAGGACGACCGTACCATAGAAAAGGTAAAAGAGCAGGTTATTGAACTTTGCGAGCAATTTCCGCTGTACCCAGAGCTAAGGGGGACTCTCAATGAGCTTCTTGATAGCAAAACAGCCCATTTTTGA
- a CDS encoding DUF190 domain-containing protein translates to MVEGNYLLVRVFMREDDELDGERLYSKLLKFLKSKGVGGATVLKAIMGYGTTGEYHYEGIEVLSYDLPVVVEFVEKEEKVNSLLEELTKYVKKGLITIERTKVWVSS, encoded by the coding sequence GTGGTTGAAGGAAATTATCTCCTGGTGCGAGTTTTTATGAGGGAGGATGATGAACTTGATGGAGAAAGGCTATATTCCAAGCTTTTAAAGTTTTTAAAAAGCAAGGGTGTGGGCGGTGCAACGGTTTTGAAGGCTATAATGGGTTATGGAACCACGGGCGAGTATCACTACGAGGGCATTGAGGTGCTATCTTACGACCTTCCTGTGGTGGTGGAGTTTGTGGAAAAGGAGGAGAAGGTAAATAGCCTTTTGGAAGAGCTTACAAAATACGTAAAAAAAGGGCTTATAACCATTGAGAGAACAAAAGTATGGGTGTCTTCTTAG
- the crcB gene encoding fluoride efflux transporter CrcB, which produces MGVFLAIAIGGAIGSLLRFYLSKFLQNKFGIEFPVGTLIVNLTGAFFIGLFFSYLVEKLDVSVELRAFLITGLLGGFTTFSTFSYESFNLILNGEYLKFLAYFMGTNLVGLLLTFLGYNVGRWL; this is translated from the coding sequence ATGGGTGTCTTCTTAGCTATAGCTATAGGTGGGGCTATTGGTTCCCTCTTGAGGTTTTATCTTTCAAAGTTTTTGCAAAATAAGTTCGGCATAGAATTTCCTGTGGGAACATTGATAGTCAATTTAACGGGTGCCTTTTTTATTGGCCTTTTCTTCTCCTACTTGGTGGAAAAGTTGGATGTATCCGTAGAACTTAGGGCTTTTTTGATAACAGGACTGTTGGGTGGTTTTACCACCTTTTCCACCTTTTCATACGAGAGCTTTAACCTGATATTAAACGGCGAATATTTAAAGTTTCTTGCCTACTTTATGGGCACAAATCTTGTGGGTTTGCTTTTGACCTTTTTGGGTTACAATGTGGGTAGATGGCTATGA
- the hemN gene encoding oxygen-independent coproporphyrinogen III oxidase, protein MKTIFNKSLIEKYDKPGPRYTSYPPATEFTESVGKEDYKKKLLESNQGKRPLSLYIHIPFCESACWFCGCNVIISHRKDVSKRYLDYLYREMELLGKYLDKSRKVVQIHWGGGTPNFLTVEEMEELFSKIKENFSVDEDAEISVEIDPRYLSEGQLETLRQLGFNRVSMGLQDLDEEVQRAINRIQPESLMRDVMKQLRDLGFKSINIDLVYGLPYQTPEKFRRTIEKTIELDPDRVAVYNFAYVPWLKPLQRRIDPSTLPPPEDKLTILEMTIEMFQSAGYLYIGMDHFAKPEDELAIAQREGSLWRNFQGYTTKKGVDLIGIGATSIGMFYDAYFQNYKTLREYYLALDSGDFATMRGFLLGQEDLLRREVIMDLMCNFRCDFDRIERAFGINFEEHFEEELEKLKDMERDGLVEIKDRSIRVLPMGRLLVRNVAMTFDQYLPKKKEMRFSRTI, encoded by the coding sequence ATGAAAACGATTTTTAACAAAAGTCTTATAGAGAAGTACGACAAACCGGGTCCCAGGTACACCAGCTACCCTCCCGCCACGGAGTTCACCGAAAGCGTAGGAAAGGAAGACTACAAGAAAAAACTATTAGAGAGTAATCAGGGCAAAAGACCTCTTTCTTTGTATATTCACATTCCCTTCTGTGAGAGCGCTTGCTGGTTCTGTGGGTGCAATGTGATCATATCCCACAGAAAGGATGTGAGCAAAAGATACTTGGACTACCTTTACAGAGAGATGGAACTTTTAGGTAAATACTTAGACAAGTCAAGGAAGGTGGTGCAGATCCACTGGGGCGGTGGAACTCCCAACTTCCTTACTGTGGAGGAAATGGAAGAGCTTTTCTCAAAGATAAAGGAAAACTTTTCTGTGGATGAGGATGCGGAAATAAGCGTAGAGATAGACCCAAGATATCTGTCTGAGGGGCAGTTGGAAACCCTAAGACAGCTTGGGTTTAACAGGGTCAGCATGGGTCTGCAGGATTTAGATGAGGAGGTCCAGAGGGCGATAAACCGTATCCAACCAGAATCCCTAATGAGGGATGTTATGAAACAACTGAGGGACCTGGGCTTTAAAAGCATAAACATAGACCTAGTATATGGACTTCCCTATCAAACACCAGAGAAGTTCAGAAGAACCATAGAAAAAACCATAGAGCTTGATCCAGACCGGGTTGCGGTTTATAACTTTGCCTATGTACCCTGGCTAAAGCCCCTTCAAAGAAGAATAGACCCAAGTACACTTCCTCCGCCGGAGGACAAACTGACGATCCTTGAGATGACCATTGAAATGTTTCAATCAGCGGGCTATCTTTACATTGGCATGGACCACTTTGCCAAGCCAGAGGACGAACTGGCAATAGCCCAGAGGGAAGGAAGTCTTTGGAGGAACTTTCAGGGTTACACTACCAAAAAGGGCGTGGATCTTATAGGCATAGGTGCCACATCCATTGGGATGTTCTACGATGCGTACTTTCAAAATTACAAGACCCTGAGGGAGTATTATTTGGCTTTGGATAGTGGAGACTTTGCCACCATGAGGGGCTTCTTGCTGGGGCAGGAGGACCTTCTCAGAAGAGAGGTAATTATGGATTTGATGTGCAACTTTAGGTGTGATTTTGACCGTATAGAGAGGGCTTTTGGCATAAACTTTGAAGAGCACTTTGAGGAGGAGCTTGAGAAACTCAAAGATATGGAAAGGGATGGACTGGTAGAAATCAAGGACAGGTCTATAAGGGTTTTGCCTATGGGCAGGCTTCTTGTTAGAAACGTGGCTATGACCTTTGACCAGTATTTACCAAAGAAAAAGGAAATGCGCTTTTCAAGAACCATATGA
- a CDS encoding radical SAM protein gives MEEGQKIRLLSRLAGFERDGDVNLEDCIYMASTPKGRVPILKVMQTTMCDKNCLYCAFRRDRDETPRLYISPDQLARSFMELYRRGRVKGLFLSSGIFGHPEFTMEKMIDTVKILREKYHFNGYVHLKIMPGVSLQTVEEAVKVADRVSINIETSKEERLKRIAKGKSILQDILPKIEAVDKLIREYKGKSQITQMMVGVDGEKDEEILKVVNFLHKKYRLSRIYFSAFFPIKGTPLENKQPENPLREYRLYQAEFLIRDYGFNLEDFSKVLVDGNLPLNMDPKEAWTLANRELFPVEINKADYHLLLRVPGIGKRSAEEIISRRKVKRLSSLEDLKGIRNLKKILKYVTIDGRYYGKGL, from the coding sequence ATGGAAGAGGGACAAAAAATACGTCTTTTGAGTAGGTTGGCAGGCTTTGAAAGGGATGGAGATGTCAATTTGGAGGATTGTATATACATGGCTTCCACTCCAAAAGGTAGGGTCCCCATACTTAAGGTTATGCAAACTACCATGTGCGATAAAAACTGTCTCTACTGCGCCTTCAGAAGGGACAGAGATGAAACCCCTCGGCTTTATATATCTCCAGACCAACTGGCGAGGAGCTTTATGGAGCTTTACAGAAGGGGTAGGGTAAAGGGGCTCTTTTTGTCCTCTGGGATCTTTGGGCATCCAGAATTTACCATGGAAAAGATGATAGACACGGTAAAAATACTGCGAGAGAAGTATCATTTCAATGGATACGTTCATTTAAAAATAATGCCCGGAGTTTCTCTGCAAACGGTGGAGGAGGCTGTAAAGGTAGCAGACAGGGTCTCCATAAACATAGAGACCTCCAAGGAGGAAAGGCTCAAAAGGATCGCCAAAGGAAAGAGCATACTGCAAGATATTCTTCCCAAAATAGAAGCGGTAGATAAGCTCATTAGGGAATACAAAGGAAAAAGCCAGATAACCCAAATGATGGTAGGTGTAGATGGAGAGAAGGACGAAGAGATCCTCAAAGTGGTGAATTTCTTGCATAAAAAATACAGGCTTAGCAGGATCTACTTTAGCGCTTTCTTTCCAATAAAGGGAACGCCCCTTGAGAACAAACAACCGGAGAATCCTCTAAGGGAGTACAGGCTCTATCAGGCAGAATTTTTAATCAGAGACTACGGTTTTAACTTAGAGGATTTTAGCAAGGTGCTTGTGGATGGAAATCTTCCCTTAAACATGGATCCGAAAGAGGCGTGGACCCTTGCCAACAGGGAACTATTCCCTGTGGAGATAAACAAGGCAGATTATCATCTTCTTCTGCGAGTACCGGGCATAGGCAAGAGGTCTGCCGAGGAAATAATCTCAAGGCGCAAAGTGAAAAGGCTCTCTTCCTTAGAGGACCTAAAGGGTATAAGAAACCTAAAGAAAATACTCAAATACGTAACGATAGATGGACGCTATTACGGAAAGGGGCTATAA
- a CDS encoding EAL and HDOD domain-containing protein, translated as MSFLIAKQPIFDKEGRIVAYEVYLRKKGNTLEYPKEVPYNRSAYIIVEILAEHGIDRVGEGKRVMLNVSVDALLNKAFENLPMEKLIFELLKPQIQVGGVTIAQTLKSMSRFEEAGALFASYYELLEDERYQQFVEESFFVSVDFPRLNDRRIEQLKAKGKKIIVTKIETKEQYEEALKVGDLFEGNYLESPYILKEFEIAPYLKTTLLRLISMVYSAQSTKEIAEFISYDVGLTAKLLRFVNSAYFSPIQEIKSVEQACSMLGLKNLRNFIFLLAMNDYISVENPKLWKRSLVRALLAKSIAERIAPDFEDAAYLAGLFSLIDEILGVDKISFLRDLHMDKLIIDAYTGENERLKQILDIASQLEEMYSEILKSEDVFNAPLLLKIEELTGIYRFDLFRMLKDAHEKADYIFNL; from the coding sequence ATGAGCTTCTTGATAGCAAAACAGCCCATTTTTGACAAAGAAGGTAGGATAGTTGCATACGAGGTGTATCTTCGTAAGAAAGGTAATACGTTAGAGTATCCTAAGGAAGTTCCATACAATAGGAGTGCGTACATAATAGTGGAAATACTCGCAGAACACGGGATTGATAGGGTTGGCGAGGGGAAAAGGGTAATGCTAAATGTATCTGTTGATGCACTTCTTAACAAGGCTTTTGAGAACCTTCCTATGGAGAAGTTGATTTTTGAGCTTTTAAAACCGCAGATTCAAGTGGGAGGGGTAACCATAGCACAAACCCTTAAAAGTATGAGTAGGTTCGAAGAAGCAGGAGCCCTGTTTGCATCCTATTATGAACTTCTTGAGGACGAACGCTATCAACAATTTGTAGAAGAATCCTTTTTTGTATCGGTGGATTTTCCCCGCCTGAATGACAGAAGAATTGAACAGTTAAAAGCCAAGGGTAAGAAGATCATAGTTACTAAGATAGAAACCAAAGAACAGTATGAAGAAGCCCTTAAAGTAGGCGACCTTTTTGAAGGTAACTATTTGGAATCACCATACATTCTAAAGGAGTTTGAAATAGCCCCTTATCTTAAGACTACCCTTCTCAGGCTCATATCTATGGTGTACAGTGCCCAGAGTACAAAAGAGATAGCGGAGTTTATCTCCTACGATGTGGGATTAACTGCAAAACTCCTGAGGTTTGTAAATTCTGCCTATTTTTCTCCCATACAGGAGATTAAAAGCGTAGAACAGGCTTGTTCAATGCTCGGTTTGAAGAATCTTAGAAACTTCATTTTCCTTTTGGCAATGAACGATTACATTAGCGTTGAAAATCCCAAATTGTGGAAAAGGTCCCTTGTTAGGGCTCTTTTGGCAAAGTCCATTGCAGAACGTATAGCACCAGATTTTGAGGATGCTGCTTATTTAGCTGGGCTTTTTTCACTTATAGATGAGATTTTAGGTGTGGATAAAATAAGCTTTTTGAGGGATCTCCACATGGACAAGCTGATAATAGATGCCTACACCGGCGAAAACGAAAGACTCAAACAAATACTTGACATAGCTTCCCAGCTAGAGGAAATGTATTCGGAAATACTGAAGTCTGAAGATGTATTCAACGCTCCCCTCCTTCTCAAAATAGAGGAACTCACGGGTATTTACAGATTTGACCTATTTCGAATGTTAAAGGATGCTCATGAAAAGGCAGATTACATTTTCAACCTGTGA
- the nuoF gene encoding NADH-quinone oxidoreductase subunit NuoF codes for MRSYPNILNIYAETTLNLLLRRAKKPKVHTIEDYLKDGGYQALEKALNMSPEEIIEWVDKSQLRGRGGAGFPTGKKWRFAVQNPAPRYLICNADESEPGTFKDRILIERDPHLLIEGIIISAYAIGANQAFIYIRGEYAAGYYILRDAIEEAKAKGFLGKNILGSGFDLEIYVARGAGAYICGEESALIESLEGKRGFPRIKPPYPVQYGLFGRPTVVNNVETLCNIPLIVGTGWEEYRYIGPSDYPGPKLFPVSGKVKKPGVYELPMNTTLREVIYKYAGGTLGNKKVKAVFSGALDCFSAEELDTPMDYSPFGFGGTGTVIVLTEDDDIVKACLDIAEFYAHESCGQCTPCRVGTHEQAYLLKKLIEGNATPEDWEGFQFVNKYIQPTSICGLGAVAGRLIRQTMQKFPEEWERYVGKIKEVAHGTS; via the coding sequence ATGAGATCCTATCCAAATATACTTAACATTTACGCAGAGACCACTTTGAACCTTTTGCTAAGGAGGGCAAAAAAGCCCAAGGTTCATACCATAGAAGACTACCTTAAGGATGGTGGCTATCAGGCTTTGGAAAAAGCCCTCAACATGAGCCCGGAGGAGATCATTGAGTGGGTAGATAAAAGCCAGCTCAGAGGCAGAGGTGGGGCAGGCTTTCCCACCGGCAAAAAGTGGAGGTTTGCAGTCCAAAATCCAGCACCTCGTTATTTGATTTGCAACGCAGACGAGTCGGAACCCGGCACCTTCAAGGACCGAATACTCATAGAGAGGGACCCACACCTTCTCATAGAGGGTATTATCATATCTGCCTATGCCATAGGGGCAAACCAAGCCTTCATATACATAAGGGGCGAGTATGCGGCAGGATACTACATACTGCGGGATGCAATAGAGGAAGCAAAGGCTAAGGGCTTTTTGGGAAAAAATATCCTTGGCTCTGGCTTTGACCTGGAGATCTATGTGGCCAGAGGAGCGGGTGCATACATATGCGGAGAGGAAAGCGCCCTAATAGAATCCTTGGAGGGCAAAAGGGGATTTCCAAGAATAAAACCTCCCTATCCAGTGCAGTATGGTCTCTTTGGAAGACCCACAGTGGTTAACAACGTGGAAACCCTCTGTAACATTCCCCTTATCGTGGGCACGGGTTGGGAAGAATACAGGTACATCGGACCTAGCGACTATCCGGGACCCAAGCTCTTTCCGGTCAGTGGCAAGGTAAAAAAGCCCGGGGTTTATGAGCTTCCCATGAATACCACCCTAAGGGAGGTTATATACAAGTACGCTGGTGGAACCTTAGGGAACAAAAAGGTAAAGGCAGTTTTTTCCGGTGCCCTAGACTGCTTTTCTGCGGAGGAGCTGGACACACCCATGGACTACTCTCCCTTTGGCTTTGGAGGGACAGGAACGGTCATAGTGTTAACAGAAGATGATGATATAGTTAAGGCATGCTTGGACATAGCAGAATTTTATGCCCATGAAAGTTGTGGGCAATGCACTCCATGCCGGGTAGGTACCCACGAACAGGCGTATCTGCTAAAAAAACTCATAGAGGGCAATGCTACGCCTGAGGATTGGGAGGGCTTTCAGTTTGTTAATAAATATATACAGCCTACATCCATATGCGGTTTGGGTGCGGTGGCAGGCAGGCTCATAAGACAGACCATGCAGAAGTTCCCGGAGGAGTGGGAGCGGTATGTGGGTAAAATTAAGGAGGTAGCCCATGGAACATCTTAA